Genomic DNA from Pistricoccus aurantiacus:
GGGTGGATATCGGCGGGCCCTCGGTGAATCCCATGCGCCGGGTGATGCCGAGTCGCATGATTCGCACCGACGTGCCGATGATCGATGTCTTCAACACTCTGGTGGAGAGCCAGAAGATTCCTATCTTCTCCGTGGCCGGCGAGCCCTACAACGCTTTGCTTGCACGTATCGCCATCCACGCGGACGCAGACGTGGTGGTGTTCGGCGGCATGGGGTTGATCTTCGACGACTACCACTACTTCCGTCAGCGTTTTCTCGACGCCGGGGTGTTCGCCCACACGGTGATGTTCGCCAACCTGGCCTCGGACTCGGTGGTGGAACGCCTGCTGGTGCCGGACATGGCCCTGGCGGTGGCGGAGCGTTTCGCCGTGGAGGAAGGCAAGCGGGTACTGGTGCTGCTCACGGACATGACCGCCTTCGCCGATGCCCTGAAGGAAGTGGGTATCAGCATGGAACGGGTGCCGTCGAACCGCGGCCACATGGGGGATCTCTACTCCCAGCTGGCGCGGCGCTACGAGAAGGCCTGCGACTTCCACGGCGCCGGCTCGGTGACGGTGCTCACCGTCACCACCATGCCCGGGGACGACATCACCCATCCGGTACCGGACAACACCGGTTATATCACCGAGGGCCAGTTCTATCTGCGCAACGGCCAGATCGATCCTTTTGGTTCACTCTCCCGGCTCAAGCAGCGTGTGATCGGCAAGAGCACCCGGGAGGATCACGGCGCGCTGATGAACACCATGATTCGACTGTATGCCGGCGCCCGGGACGCCCAGCAGAAACGCGCCATGGCCTTCGAGCTCTCTAAATTCGACGAGAAGCTGCTGCGCTTCGGCGACCTGTTTGAGACCCGCTTCATGGATGTCTCGGTTTCCCTGTCCCTGGAGCGCGCCCTGGATCTGGCCTGGGAGACCCTGGCGGAATGCTTCGAGCCCCAGGAACTGGTCATGCGCCAACAGCTGATCGACAAGTATTTTCCCGGCAAGAAACGACAGCGCGACGAGGAAGACTCAACACACGATCTAGCGAGCTAGATCGTCATAAGGATACAAAGTGGCAAGACTCTCGCTAAACAAGACCGCCCTGCACCGGGAACAGTCTCGGCTCCAGCAGTTTCAGCGGCTGCTGCCATCCCTGGATCTCAAGCGCCGTCAGCTGATCGCCGAGCGACTGCGCGC
This window encodes:
- a CDS encoding V-type ATP synthase subunit B — its product is MSQPLSHYRNILSIVGGIVRVRVPSGDGQPTPARFRDIASLRKANGETVLAQVIRIDDDVVSLQVFGGTAGLTTRASVRFLGHPMQVTCSQNVLGRAFNSLGEPMDRGPALTEDRRVDIGGPSVNPMRRVMPSRMIRTDVPMIDVFNTLVESQKIPIFSVAGEPYNALLARIAIHADADVVVFGGMGLIFDDYHYFRQRFLDAGVFAHTVMFANLASDSVVERLLVPDMALAVAERFAVEEGKRVLVLLTDMTAFADALKEVGISMERVPSNRGHMGDLYSQLARRYEKACDFHGAGSVTVLTVTTMPGDDITHPVPDNTGYITEGQFYLRNGQIDPFGSLSRLKQRVIGKSTREDHGALMNTMIRLYAGARDAQQKRAMAFELSKFDEKLLRFGDLFETRFMDVSVSLSLERALDLAWETLAECFEPQELVMRQQLIDKYFPGKKRQRDEEDSTHDLAS